A single genomic interval of Arachis duranensis cultivar V14167 chromosome 7, aradu.V14167.gnm2.J7QH, whole genome shotgun sequence harbors:
- the LOC127740506 gene encoding LOW QUALITY PROTEIN: uncharacterized mitochondrial protein AtMg01280-like (The sequence of the model RefSeq protein was modified relative to this genomic sequence to represent the inferred CDS: deleted 2 bases in 1 codon), whose amino-acid sequence MPITGLLVPVLPVVYMIRICLASLFCYSLRVYLYSSIGFVFSDLVTVVIGASSVSGSGGKIIPHSSPATSSSEDSFGIQVLSEPWPVIHNETLESSMRNRIRVLENTDCIFLLDKEKGEYWEEVKRNLDSCPSQQEYNRVIEFESRDLQIRELRHNKCLSIFQQLLRDNPTLADRAIYNPQSAFVDLLDDNRTEIDEQVGSPLERDRREPQNQVD is encoded by the exons aTGCCTATCACAGGCCTTCTAGTTCCAGTGCTCCCAGTAGTATATATGATTCGTATTTGTTTGGCATCCCTCTTTTGCTATAGTCTTCGTGTCTATCTATATTCTAGTATTGGTTTTGTATTTTCAGATCTTGTAACGGTCGTTATCGGGGCTTCTTCGGTTTCTGGTTCGGGTGGGAAAATTATTCCCCATTCCAGCCCAGCTACCTCCTCGTCGGAAGATTCATTCGGAATCCAGGTCCTGTCGGAGCCTTGGCCCGTTATTCACAATGAGACCCTTGAATCCTCCATGAGGAATAGAATTAGGGTACTTGAAAATACGGATTGCATTTTTCTCCTTGATAAGGAGAAGGGGGAATATTGGGAAGAAGTCAAAAGAAACCTCGACTCTTGTCCTTCTCAACAAGAATATAACCGAGTAATAGAGTTTGAGAGTCGCGATCTCCAAATCAGAGAACTACGACAT AATAAATGTTTATCAATCTTTCAACAGCTACTGCGAGATAATCCAACCTTGGCGGATAGGGCCATTTACAATCCGCAATCAGCTTTTGTTGATTTGTTAGACGACAACCGAACGGAAATTGATGAACAAGTCGGAAGTCCCTTAGAGAGAGACCGCCGCGAGCCGCAAAACCAAGTTGATTGA
- the LOC107457921 gene encoding cytochrome P450 716A67, whose product MEGLPLLSTMNLGTMSTVIGVGLLIWWLWSALKWVWLKPKSIERRLRQQGIKGNSYRPLVGDIRDMIKMIKQVKSKPMDPHSNEIAPRVLPYVVHTVAKYGKSSFMWLGPTPRLFILDPDKIKEITNKVYEFQKPDTSPLFKLLASGFANYDGDKWAKHRKIVSPAFNVEKLKVLIPIFVECCDDMISKWENVLASSDGPCEMDVWPSIQNVSSDVLARAGFGSSFEEGKRVFQLQREMLQLTMTLFKFAFLPGYRFLPTRTNRRMKAIDKEIRGSLMNIINRRLKLIKAGEATNNDLLGILLESNYKESEKNKGAGMSLREVVEEVKLFYLAGQEANAELLVWTMLLLSKHPDWQEKAREEVFKVFGNEKPDYDKIGQLKIVPMILQESLRLYPPVVMFARFLRKDAKLGDLIIPAGVELIVPISMLHQEKEFWGDDAKEFKPERFAEGVSKATNGKISYMPFGWGPRLCIGQNFGLLEAKIAVSMILQRFSFTLSPSYTHSPSFIITLQPEHGAHLILQKL is encoded by the exons ATGGAGGGGCTGCCACTATTATCAACAATGAATTTGGGCACTATGAGCACCGTGATCGGTGTGGGACTACTGATATGGTGGTTGTGGAGTGCACTCAAGTGGGTGTGGCTGAAACCAAAGAGCATAGAGAGGCGTCTAAGGCAGCAGGGCATTAAGGGAAATTCATACCGCCCTTTGGTTGGAGACATTAGAGATATGATTAAAATGATTAAACAAGTTAAATCCAAACCCATGGATCCTCATTCCAACGAGATTGCTCCTCGAGTTTTGCCCTATGTTGTCCACACCGTTGCTAAATACG GGAAGAGTTCATTTATGTGGCTTGGTCCAACACCAAGGCTATTCATCTTGGATCcagacaaaataaaggaaattaccAACAAAGTGTATGAATTTCAAAAGCCTGATACAAGTCCACTTTTCAAGCTTCTTGCTTCGGGCTTTGCAAATTATGATGGTGACAAGTGGGCTAAACACAGGAAGATCGTAAGTCCAGCATTCAATGTTGAGAAATTGAAG GTCTTGATACCAATATTTGTTGAGTGTTGCGATGACATGATAAGCAAATGGGAGAATGTATTAGCTTCTTCTGATGGACCATGTGAGATGGATGTATGGCCTTCCATACAAAACGTGTCGAGCGATGTCCTCGCTCGCGCCGGCTTTGGAAGTAGCTTCGAAGAAGGAAAGAGAGTCTTCCAACTTCAAAGAGAGATGCTTCAACTCACAATGACACTCTTTAAATTCGCTTTCCTTCCAGGGTACAG ATTTCTACCGACTCGTACCAACCGAAGGATGAAAGCTATTGACAAGGAAATACGAGGATCGCTAATGAATATCATTAACCGAAGATTGAAATTAATAAAAGCAGGGGAGGCCACAAACAATGACTTGTTGGGGATACTTTTGGAATCAAATTACAAGGAATCTGAGAAAAATAAGGGCGCAGGAATGAGTTTAAGAGAAGTAGTGGAAGAGGTCAAACTGTTTTACTTAGCTGGACAGGAAGCCAATGCAGAATTGCTAGTGTGGACCATGTTGCTGCTAAGCAAGCATCCTGATTGGCAAGAAAAGGCAAGGGAGGAAGTTTTTAAAGTGTTTGGAAACGAAAAACCAGACTACGACAAGATAGGTCAACTAAAGATT GTGCCAATGATTCTACAGGAGAGCCTTAGGCTATATCCACCGGTGGTCATGTTCGCGCGATTTCTACGCAAAGATGCAAAACTTGGAGACCTCATAATTCCTGCAGGGGTGGAACTTATAGTGCCTATATCAATGCTACACCAGGAAAAGGAATTTTGGGGAGATGATGCCAAGGAGTTCAAGCCAGAGAGGTTTGCTGAAGGAGTATCAAAGGCAACAAATGGGAAAATTTCATACATGCCATTTGGATGGGGTCCTCGACTCTGCATAGGGCAAAACTTTGGATTGTTAGAGGCAAAGATAGCTGTGTCCATGATCTTGC